TGCTTTTCTGGATACTCGCCACCCTCATGGTGCTGGCCGCGCTCGCCATGCTCCTGCCCAGTCTGTTCGGTTGGCGTCGCGGCAGTGCCGTGGACCGTGCCTCCCTCAACATGGAAATCTTCAATGATCGCCTCGCCCAACTCGACCAGGACAAGGCCGACGGGGTCATGAGCGCGGAGGATTATGCCGCCGCCCGCCACGAACTGGAGCGGGAGCTGCTACGTGATGCCGGTGGTGAACAACCCCAGACCGGGACGACGGGTACAGTCACGGCCAGTCGCGGGAGCGCCCTCGTCGTCGGGCTGTTCGTTCCGTTGCTCACCCTTGGTCTCTATTTCAGCATCGGCGAGCGGGAACTGGCGACCAATGCCATTCAGACGGCCGGCCAAAGCGGCGGCCAGAGCGGCGGCCAGGGCGGCCGGCAACCCTCCATAGCTGAGATGGTGGACGGGCTGGCCAGCAAAATGGAAAAGGAGCCCCGCAACCTGGAGGGGTGGACCATGCTGGGCCGTTCCTATCAGATGCTCGAGCGCTACGATGAGGCCCTCGCGGCCTTCGCCCATGCCCGGGAGCTGGCGCCCCAGGATCCGGACCTCCTGGTGTTCCACGGGGAGACCCTGGCCCTGGCACGGGGCGGCAATCTGGAAGGAGAGCCGGCGCGTTTCGTGTCCCGGGCCCTGGCCATCGAGCCGAACCACCCTAACGGCCTGTGGCTGAAGGGGGTCGCCGCCCGCCAGCAGGGTGACGCCGGTACCGCGTTGGCAAGCTGGCGGCGGCTGCGCGGGCTCCTCGAAGAAGATGAGCGGGCGATGCTGGATGAACATATCGCCGATCTCGAAGCCGATAGGGGGAACGAGACGCCAACATCCGCCGGCGCGGCCGTGACGGCCGCCGAGCCCACGCCGTCACCGGCAACCCTCGATGAGGCGGCGGAGATCAAGGTGAAGGTGAGCCTGGATAGCGTTACGGCAGCCGAGGCCCGCGACTCCGATACCGTGTTCGTCTTCGCCCGCGCCGCCGCCGGGCCTCGCATGCCCCTGGCCATCGTGCGCAAGACCGTCGCCGATCTGCCCTTCGAGGTGGTTCTGGACGACGATATGGCCATGACGCCGGCCTTCCGCCTGTCGAACTTCGACGAGGTGGTCATCGGCGCACGCATCTCTCGCAGCGGCAATGCCATGCCCCAGGCCGGCGATCTCCAGGGGCTCAGCAAACCCGTGCCGTGGCGTCGCGCGCCGGCGGTGGACGTGGTCATCGACAGCCGCGTCGAGGGCTGATCCGCCCGCCCCGCCGGACCCACGGCTGGACAAGCACGCCGCCAAGTAACAATAATGCGGCGCTTCCGGGCCTTCGGGTGGCAGGCCCGGCAGATCATCGGTCCGCTCACGCCCGGCGTTCGCTCGCGCTGGAAATCCTCTATTTTTTACAACGAGTTACCGGATGATTAGAAAGATCCTCATCGCCAATCGTGGTGAAATCGCGGTCCGTATCGTGCGCGCCTGCAATGAGATGGGGATCACCGCGGTGGCGGTGTACACGGACGCGGACCGCCATGCCCTGCACGTCAAGAAGGCGGATGAGGCCTATAACATCGGCCCCGAGTCGGTAGCCGGCTATCTCAACGTCCACCGACTGGTGAATCTCGCCGTCGCCACGGGCTGTGACGCCCTGCACCCGGGCTATGGCTTCCTGTCGGAGAATCCCACCCTGGCGGAGATCTGTCGGGCCCGGGGCGTGAAGTTCATCGGCCCCACCGCCCATGTCATCCGCCGCATGGGGGACAAGATCAGGGCCCGCGAGGCCATGATCGAGGCCGGCATACCGGTGGTCCCGGGCAGCGACGGCAATCTCGATTCCCTGGACGACGCCCGCCGTGTGGCCGGAAAAATAGGCTATCCGGTGATGCTCAAGGCCACTTCCGGCGGCGGCGGCCGGGGCATCAGGCGCTGCGACTCCGAGCGTGAACTCGAGAACAACTTCGCCCGTGTCACCTCCGAGGCCATCAAGGCCTTCGGCAGCGCCAACGTGTTCCTGGAGAAGGCCATCGTCAACCCCCGGCACATCGAGGTGCAGATACTGGCGGACGAACACGGCAACGTTATCCACCTGTTCGAGCGCGACTGCTCCATCCAGCGCCGCCACCAGAAGCTCATCGAGATCGCGCCGTCGCCGCAACTGGACGAGGGGCTGCGCGAAACCATCGGTGAGTATGCCGCCCGGGCCGCCGATGCCGTGGGCTACACCAACGCCGGCACGGTGGAGTTCCTGCTGGCGGATGACGGCAACGTGTACTTCATGGAAATGAACACCCGGCTACAGGTGGAACATACGGTCACCGAGCAGATCACCGGCATCGACATCGTCAAGCGGCAGATCCATATCGCCAACGGCGAGCCCCTGGGCATCACCCAGGAAGACGTGAGTCGCCGGGGGTTCGCCATGCAGTTCCGCATCAATGCCGAGGACCCCAAGAACGACTTCCTGCCGAGTTTCGGCGTGGTCACGCGCTACTATGCCCCTGGCGGTCCCGGGGTGCGTACCGATGGGGCCATCTACACGGGATACGAGATCCCCCCCTATTACGACTCCCTGTGCGTCAAGCTGACTGTGTGGGCCCTGACCTGGCCGGAGGTGCTGGATCGGGCGGCGCGGGCCTTGAGTGATATCGGCGTCTACGGGGTGCGCACCACCATCCCCTATTATCGGCAGATCCTGACCACCGAGGAGTTCCGCAGTGGCAACTTCAACACCGGGTTCGTGGAGTCCCATCCCGAGCTTCTCGAGTACTCCAGCAAGCGCCGGCCCCAGGAACTCAGCGCCGCCATCGCCGCCGCCATCGCCGGTCATCTGGGCTTCTGAAGGGGCCCGGGGTTCGGGATCCGTGTACCGCACATCTAACTGAGGAACGTCAACTATGTCCCGGGTTTCCATCACAGACACCATTCTGCGAGACGCGCATCAGTGCCTGATCGCCACGCGGATGCGTACCGAGGACATGTTGCCCATCTGCCCGAAGCTGGACACGGTGGGCTTCTGGTCCCTCGAGGTATGGGGTGGAGCCACCTTCGACACCTGCATGCGGTTCCTCAAGGAGGACCCCTGGGAGCGGCTGAAGGCACTGCGCAAGGCCCTGCCCAACACGCCCCTGCAGATGCTGTTGCGTGGCCAGAATCTCTTGGGATACCGCCACTACTCCGACGACGTGGTGCGGGCCTTCATCCATCTGGCCGCCGTCAACGGCGTCGATATCTTCCGTATCTTCGACGCCCTCAACGATACCCGCAACCTGGAGACGGCCATAGCCGCGGTACGCAAGGAGGGCAAGCATGCCCAGGGGGCCATCTCCTACACCGTGAGCCCGGTGCATTCCATCCCCCGTTTCGTGGAAATGGCGGAAAAGCTGGAGACCATGGGCTGCGACTCCGTGGCCATCAAGGACATGGCAGGCCTGCTCACGCCCCTGACCACCCATGATCTGGTATCCCGGCTCAAAGAGGCCGTGAGCATCCCCATTCATGTCCACTCCCACGCCACCTCCGGGTTATCGGAGATGTGCATGCTCAAGGCGGTGGAGGCCGGGTGCGACAACATCAACACCGCCATCTCCGCGTTCTCCGGGGGGGCCAGTCACCCGCCCACGGAGAGTATGGTGGCGGCCTTCAAGGACACTCCCTACGACACCGGCCTCGACCTGGAACTGCTCCAGGAGATCGGCTTCTATTTCTATGGCGTGCGCAAGAAGTACCATCACTTCGAGAGCGAGTACACCGGTCTGGATACCCGGGTCCAGGTGTCCCAGGTGCCGGGGGGGATGGTGTCGAACCTGGTCAACCAGCTCCGGGAGCAGGGTGCCCTGGACAAGATGAGCGCGGTGATGGCCGAGATCCCCAAGGTACGGCAGGACCTGGGCTACCCGCCCCTGGTGACTCCCACCTCCCAGATCGTGGGCACCCAGGCGGTGATCAACGTGTTGAACGGTGAGCGTTACAAGACCGTGACCAACGAGGTGAAGCTCTATCTCAAGGGACGCTATGGCCAGCCCCTCGGCGAGGTGAACTCGGTGGTGCGCAAGCTGGCCATCGGCGACGACGAGGTCATCACCTGTCGCCCTGCCGATCTGCTGCCCGATGAGATGGACGAATTGCGCCACAACGTGGGCGACCTGGCCGAGTCCGAGGAGGACGTGCTCTCCTATGCCATGTTCCCCGAGGTGGCGAAGGACTTCCTGGAGGACCGCAAGGCGGGCACCCTGGTGCCCGAGCCCCTCGAGCCCATCGATCCGAGCCAGTCCTCCCGCGGCCCCGCACCGACGGAGTTCAACCTCACGGTGCATGGCGAGACCTATCACATCCAGCTCAAGGGTACGGGCCACAAGACCCAGGAGAAGCGCCCCTTCTATCTCACCGTCGACGGCATGCCCGAGGAGGTGATGGTGGAATCCCTCCACGAGATCCCCCTGGATCCCGGTGGTTCCCAGAGCACCATCCACAAGGGCAGCCGGCGCCCACCGGCCCGCGACAAGGGGGACGTCACCACGTCGATGCCCGGCACCATCGTGGAGATCCTGGTGAAGGAAGGCGACCGGGTATCGGCGGGTGACCCCGTCATCGTGACGGAGGCCATGAAGATGGAGACGGAGATCCAGGCTCCCATCACGGGCACGGTCAAGGTCGTCCATGTGAACAAGGGCGATACGGTCAATCCGGACGAGGCCCTCATCGAGATCCGCGCCGACTGAAGGCCCATGCCCTCCTCCCCTCTTCCGCAGCTCGTCCTCGCCTCCACCTCACCCTACCGCCGTGCGCTGCTGGAGCGCCTCGGCGTGCCTTTCGAGACCACGGATCCGGCGGTAGACGAGAGCCCCCTGCCTCATGAGGCACCCGAGGCACTGGTACGGCGTCTTTCCGAGGCCAAGGCGCGCCAGGGCGGCCGCGGGCGTGACCATGCCCTGGTGGTCGGCTCCGATCAGATGGCGATGGTGGATGGTGAATTGCTGGGCAAGCCCGGCGATCACGACCATGCTGTCAGGCAACTGGAACGTTCCAGCGACCGGATGGTGACCTTCCTCACCGGCCTGTGCGTCCTCGACACCCGCAGCGGCCGGGCCGCCACCGACATGGTGCCCTTCCGGGTGGTATTCCGCCCCTTGAGCCGCGCCCAGATCGAGAGCTATCTGGCCCGCGAGCGGCCCTATAATGCTGCCGGCAGCTTCAAGTCGGAGGGCCTGGGCGTGGCCTTATTCCAACGCATGGAGGGGGACGATCCCACGGCCCTGGTGGGGTTGCCCCTCATTCGCCTCGTGGAACTGCTGCGCGAGGGCGGCCTGGATGTGCTGGACGTTCGCGCACCAGAGGCATCCTGAGGAAATGCGATGGCATATCGCGCCCCTCTCTTCTCAGGGGCCCCGTAACAGCCCGCGAGTGCCCAGGGTATCCGTGAACTGGCGTCCCAGCATCACGGCGAAGCGGTCGGCCAAGCGCTCCAGATAAGCCGGGCGGCGGGTGAAATCGACCACTTCCTCCTCCCCTATCACCTCGCGAGCCACATAACCGGGGCTGCCGAGGCCGTCCACCAGACCGAGATTGAGACTCTCCTCCCCCGTCCATATGAGGCCCGAGAAGAGCTTCTCATTTTCTACCAGGCGCTCGCCCCGCCCGTCCCGCACCGCGGCGATGAACTGCTGGTGGATCCGCTCCAGCAGGCCTTCGATATGAGCCACCTCCGTGTCTTCCAGGGGTGAGAAGGGGTCCATCAGGGCCTTGTGCTCACCCGCCGTCAGCAGGCGCCGCTCCACCCCCAGCTTGTCCATCGCATCCACGAAGCCGAAACTCCCCATCAGCACGCCGATGGAGCCCACCAGACTGGCCTTGTTCACGTATATCTTGTCGGCGGCGGCGGCCACATAGTAGCCGCCGGAGGCACACAGGTCCGTGACCACCGCATAGAGGGGTATATCCTCGTGCTTGGCCCGCAGGCGCTTGATCTCATCGTGGATATAGGCCGACTGCACGGCACTGCCGCCCGGGCTGTTGATGCGCAGTACGATGCCCTTGGTGTTCTCATCCTCGAAGGCCTTCCGCAGGCCGCTGATGACGGAGTCGGCGCTGGCCTCCGAGGCATCCGAGATGACACCGTCCAGGTCCACCAGGGCGGTATGGGAGCCGCCGTTCAGCCCCATGAGTTCCAGATCCGTGGGCAGGTAGAGCACCAGCAGCAGTGCCAGGTAGACGGCCAGCAGGAGCTTGAAGAAGATTCCCCAGCGCCGGGCCCGCCGCTGCTCCCGCAGGGCCGCCACCGAGAGTTCGCGTACCAGCTTGCGTTCCCAGGACTCCGGCTGGTCGTTCAGCCCATCCAGTTTCATATCGTCTAGGTCTGACATCGATCTGTTGTTCTCAGCTTACGGATAAGGATTCGACCACACGGCGCTGGCTACTTACAACGGCGCATTCCAGGGTCGGTAGTCAGAAGTTCAGGTCCCGCAGTACGCCCGGCAGGGCCGGGAATTCCTCGATCAGGGCCCAGGGAGACAGGTGCTGCAGGCGATCCCGATGCTGCACGCCGTAGGTGACGCCGATTGCGCCGATGCCGGCGTTGGCCGCCATGTTCAGATCGAACTCCGTGTCGCCCACCATCACCGCCGCGGCGGGCTCCACGCCGGTGAACTCCAGGATCTCCTCCACCATCCGGGGATGGGGCTTGGAACAGCTCTCGTCGGCGCAACGGCTGGTGACGAATAGGGGACCGAGACCGGTGTCCCGCAGGGCCCGATCGAGGCCGGCGCGTCCCTTGCCCGTGGCCACCGCCAGCAGATACCCGGACTCCGAGAGCGCCGCCAGGGTGGTGTCCACACCGGGAAACAGGGGCATGGGGTCGCCATCCTCAGCCAGGAAGTGGCTGCGGTAACGCTCGATGAAACTCAGGCAAAACGCCTCCGGCTCCTCGGGGAACAGGGTACGCACCGCCTCCATGAGTCCCAGACCGATGATGTCCCGCACCCGGTGTTGCTCCAGATCCGGCCGCTCAAGATCCTGGGCCGCGGCCATGGCCGAGGCCACGATGCGGGCCTCCGAATCCATCAACGTACCGTCCCAATCCAGAATGATGAGGCGGGTCATGACAGGGCACACTCGAGTTCGAGGACCTTCAGGATCTCCGTCAGATCCGCGGGCAGGGGTGCCGTCACCTCGACCTCGCCGCCGAGGCGGGTAGGGATCCGCAGGCGCCAGGCGTGGAGAAACAACCGCTTGAGGCCGTGCTCCCGAATCATCTCGTTGAAGGCATGGTCACCGTATTTTTCATCCCCGGCCAGGGGATGGCCGAGATGCGCCCCATGGACGCGGATCTGGTGGGTGCGGCCGGTAAGCAGGGTGACACGCACCAGGGAGGCGGCGGAGCCGGCTGCGAGACCCTCGAACACGCTCCTGGATGCCTTGCCCGCCGCATCCACTCGCACCATGCGCTCACCGGAGCGCAGCTGATTCTTGAGCAGAGGCGCATCCACCATCGTACGGCCGGGCGCAAAGCGGCCCTTCACCAGGGCCACATAGGTCTTGTCCATGCCCCCGGCACGCAGGGTGTCATGGAGGAACTTCAGGGCACTGCGGCGTTTGGCCAGGATCAGGCAGCCCGAGGTATCCCTGTCCAGGCGATGGACCAGCTCCAGGTAGGGAAGTTCCGGTCGCATCATGCGCGCCGACTCGATGACGCCGAGGCTCTGTCCACTGCCGCCATGCACCGCCATGCCCGCCGGCTTGTCCAGCACCCAGATATCGTCGTCCTCCAACAGGGTGCGGGTGGCCAGGCGACGCCCGTGAGCACGTCCGAGGCCCTCGTCCTTTTCGCTGGGTGTCGCCTGGCGGACGGGGGGAATGCGGATCACATCGCCGGCCTGGAGGCGGTAATCGGGTTTGATGCGGCCGCGATTGACCCTGACCTCACCCTTGCGCAGGATGCGGTAGATGCGGCTCTTGGGAACGCCCTTCAGTTCGTTACGCAGGAAGTTATCCACACGCTGCCCCGCGAAGGCCGGATCCACCACCACTTCCCGCACCGCCGGCCGGGGTGTCGGCTGATTCTGGTTCATGGCCGGCATGATAACAGGACGGGTCCATAAAAATGCTTTTTAAACTAATCACCTAAGTGGGCAACAGTCCTTTACCGGGGGTGCCCAAGATTGTTATATTTCATCTTCCCAAAAAGGGTGGTGCGGTCGACGTGCTTCCGGCGGGCGCCAGAGTCTGCGCCGCAAGGATCGGGCCGTACCAGGTACTAGAACTGATGATTTTCACCGTCGTGTTGACTGGCGGTATGGGCGGCCGGTTTGATTCATCCGGCTGTCGCAAGGGTAAAGATATCCGGCACGGGACGGCGGCCTATCGGTCATGCCGTCGCCCTGCCCGATGTGGATTTAGTGCTGCACGGTCGGCGTCCCCCAACGGGTGTGCCAGGCCGCCCGAACCGGCGACGGAGCCCGGCTGCGGGACAGCCCGGTGATCCCTGATTGTTTTTGATTGCAATGAGTTAGGGGTTGTTTCTGACGCTGATGCCAAAGCGCGCGGCGACGTGCGCCAAGCCTAACCCTCCCCGCCCTGACATACCTGCTGCCCAGCCGAGTGATGGTGACTGTCGTTCTTCCTTCGAAGAGCGCCAAGCCAAGGGGCAGAACCTGAAATGAAACGTATGCTTTTTAATGCGACTCAGCCGGAAGAGTTGCGCGTGGCCATGGTGGACGGCCAACGTCTCTACGATCTCGATATAGAGACGCCCTCGCGCGAGAAGCGCAAATCCAACATCTATAAGGGGCGTATCACCCGCGTCGAGCCCAGCCTGGAGGCCGCGTTCATAGACTATGGTGCGGAACGCCACGGCTTCCTGCCTTTGAAGGACGTCGCCCGCAGCTACTTTCGCGACACCGGCAAGAAGGAAGGTGGCAAGGTCACCATCTCGGAGGCCCTGAAGGAAGGCCAGGAACTCCTGGTCCAGGTGGAAAAGGAGGAGCGCGGCAACAAGGGGGCGGCGCTGACCACCTTCATCAGCCTCGCCGGCCGCTACCTGGTGCTCATGCCCAACAATCCCCGGGCGGGTGGAGTCTCCCGCCGTGTCGAGGGCGATGACCGAGCCGAGCTGCGGGAAACCCTGAGCGCCCTCGCCCTCCCCGAGGGCATGGGGCTCATCGTGCGCACCGCGGGCGTCGGCCGCAATCAGGAAGAACTCCAATGGGACCTGGATTACCTGCTCCACCTGTGGTCGGCCATCGAGGCGGCCGCCAGCGATCGCAAGGCGCCGATGCTGGTGCATCAGGAAAGCAACATCATCATCCGTGCCATCCGGGACTACTTCCGCCAGGAGATCCACGAAATCCTCATCGACAGTGAGGATGTGTTCCGTCAGGCCACCAATTTCGTCACGCAGGTCATGCCGGGCGAACTGGGCAAGTTGAAGTTCTACGACGACCCGGTGCCCCTGTTCAGCCGTTATCAGATCGAGAGCCAGATCGAAACGGCCTTCCAGCGCGAGGTGCGCCTGCCCTCCGGCGGCGCCCTGGTCATCGACCATACCGAGGCCCTGGTGTCGATAGACATCAACTCCGCCCGCGCCACCAAGGGCCAGGACATCGAGGAAACGGCCTTCAACACCAACCTGGAGGCCGCGGACGAGGTGGCCCGACAGCTACGGCTACGCGACCTCGGGGGGCTGATCGTCATCGATTTCATCGACATGACCCCGACCCGCCACCAGCGAGAGGTGGAAAACCGCCTGCGCGAGGCCCTCAAGCTAGACCGCGCCCGGGTGCAGATCGGTCGCATATCCCGCTTCGGCTTGCTGGAGATGTCCCGCCAGCGCCTGCGCCCCTCCCTGGGTGAATCCAGTCAGGTGGTGTGCCCCCGCTGCAAGGGCCACGGCACCATCCTGAGTCCGGAATCCCTCGCCCTGCGTACCCTGCGGCTGGTGGAAGAGGAGGCCATGAAGGAGAAGACAGGCAAGGTGGTGGCCCAACTTCCCGTGAACGTCGCCACCTTCCTGCTCAACGAGAAGCGCCACATGATCCAGGCCTTCGAGAGTCGCGAAGGCGTGCAGATCATCCTCGTGCCCAACCCCGACTTCGAGACCCCCCACTACGATATCCAGCGGGTTCGCGAAGACGAACTGACCCACGATGCCTTCCAGAAGAACAGCTCTGATCTGGCCACCAAACCCTCCTTGGATGAGGAAATCGTACAGTTGACGCCGCCGGCCCGGACCGAAGAGCCGGCAGTGAAGCCCATACCGCCCGCGGCACCGGCGCCTGCCGCCCCGGCGCAGGCGAAGCCCGAGGAGCGCGGCAATGCCGGTGATGCCGGCCTCATCCGGCGGCTGTGGGGCAGCCTCTTCGGCGGCACGGAAAACGCTATGGAGGCGCCGGCCAAGGGTCAGCAGAAGGAGGAGGAGGCGACCGCTGCGCCCCCGGCAACGGATGGGAACGGTGCGTCCAGGGAGTCATCCCGGCGCCGCCCCGCGCGACGCTCCACCAGCCAGAACAAGGCATCCGAGGCGGGTGAAGACCAGGCTGCGAGCACCCAGCAAGGGAATGAGGCAGCCTCCGGCACCTCGGAACGTGGTGCCGAGCCGGGTGCGAACCGGAGCCGCGGCGAGCAAGGCTCGCGGCGCGGTGGGCGCCGGCGCGGAGGACGTCGCAGCCGCTCCAGTGGCGACTCCCAGGCGGCGGACGCCAGCCAACGCAAGTCGGAGGACGCGGCGGCGGAAGGCGAACAGCCCACCGCGGCCGTAACCGAGGGCTCGCCCCCAGCAGCTGATGCCTCGCCGCCGCCCCCGGCAGCCGCCAAGAAGAGCAGCAGGCGGCGCCGGCGGTCACCCCGCAAACCGGCCCCCGGCGGCGATGGGACCACCACCGAGGAACAGCGGGCGGAGGCCCGGAGTGATAACCCCGCTGGCAACCCATCGCCATCGGCCTCAGAGGGCGTGGCCCCCAGGTCTCCCGTCCCTCCTCCCCCACCGGCACCCGGCGTCCCAGCCTCAGGCCCCCCATCGGGGGGTGAGGGAGGCCCTACGGCGGCGCCCCTGCCCGCAAAGGCCGACAGTTCCACAACGCCGGTACCGCCTCCCGAGCCGCGGCCAGCGACGGCAGATAAATCCCCCCCAGTGGTGACGGCGACGCCGGCCGAGGTCGACAAGCCCAGGACCGATAAGTCCCAGGGTGAAAAGCCCCAGGCCGAGAAGCCCCAGGGTGAGAAGTCCCAGAGTGAGAAGTCCCAGAGTGAGAAGCTCCAGGGTGAGAAGCCCCTGGTGGAGAAGCCCCAGGCCGAGAAGCCCCAGACCGAGAAGCCCCAAGCCAAGAAGTCCGAGGTGGAAAAGCCCCAGTCCGAGAAGACGAAGAGCAGTGATGGGGGGACGAGTCAGGTGGTGGAGGCGACCACGAAGCCGGAGAGCGACAGCCCTGGGGTGGCCGGCAAGGACAAGGAGCAAGCGCGGGAAAAGACGGGCAGCACCAGCGGCGCGAGAGCGGACGCCGACAAGCGCCCTGACCGGGAGCCCTCGACGAGCGACTGAGTACAGGTCTATGTCGCGCTTGGTCGCCGCCCCGGCCGGGCTTGCGCGAACCAGGCCCTACGACAAGGTTCGTGGATCCAGGAGATCGGTGCCGTTTCCCTTCGTAAGCGCGTCGCATCCAGGGATGGGCTAGAACCCGGGGATCGCTTAAGAGGGGCTGTTCAGGTGGCGGCCTCGAGCACCACCACGGCGGCCGCGAATTGACGCTCATCGGTGATGCTGAGGTGGGCGGCGACAATACCCCGTCGCCGGAGCAGGGCCAGGGCCTCGCCATGGAACTCGAGCAATGGTTTCCCCAGGTGGTCGTGACCGACGGAGATGGAGCGAAAGGACACGCCGTCCCGCATGCCGGTACCGAGGGCCTTGCTGGCCGCTTCCTTGGCGGCGAAACGCCGTGCCAGCAGGCGATCCGGTTGGGGGTGGCATTGCCACTCGGGCAGTTCGATATCCGTCAGCAGGCGCAGTGCGAAACGCAGCCCCCAGCGGTCATGAGCCGTGGTGATTCTGGCCACCTCCACCAGGTCCATCCCTACCCCATAGATCACCCGCCTCGGGCCTCCGCCATGAGACGTTTCATCTCCCGTACCGCTTCTTCGATACCGCCGAACAGGGCCCGCGCGATGATGGCATGACCAATGTTGAGTTCCCGCACCTGGGGGATGCGCGCCACGGCCCCCACGTTCTGATAATTGAGGCCATGGCCGGCATTGACCTGCAGGCCCAGTCCGGCACCCAGGTCCACCGCCGCTTCGATACGCCGAAGTTCCTCCATGCGTGTGGCATTATCTGGGGCGTCGGCGTAGCGGCCGGTATGCAATTCCACCACGGGCGCCCCGGCCGTGCGGGCCGCCTCCACCTGGCGTGGCTCCGGATCGATGAACAGCGACACCCGGATCCCGGCCGCCGCGAGACGCGCGCAGGCCCCGGCGATACGCTCCGGATCACCAGCCACGTCCAGGCCACCCTCGGTAGTGAGTTCCGCGCGGCGTTCGGGCACGAGGCAGCAATCTTCGGGACGGATACGCTCGGCCACCCCCATCACCCCCTCATCGACGGCCATCTCCAGATTCATGCGTGTCAGCAGCGTCTGCCTGATGATCTCCACATCCCTCTCCTGGATGTGCCGGCGGTCTTCCCGCAGATGCAGGGTGATGGCATCGGCGCCACCGTGCTCGGCCAGGTGGGTAGCCATGACCGGATCGGGGTAACGGGTTCCCCGGGCCTCACGCAGGGTGGCTACGTGGTCGATGTTGACGCCGAGGAGGATGGGGTGGGTCTGTGTGCTCAAGCTGACTCCTGCATGTGGTTAGATGGGTTCTGGATACAAGCCGTGAACCTCGTACTCGTCGAAGTTGTCAGAGTCTATTGCTTCGGGGCCGGTGGTTCATCCCATGGAGCGGAACAGCTGCCGTGTCTCCAAAGGACGACCTTCGAGATGGGCGTTGACCACGAAGCGCATCAACCGTTTCGCCTCACGGAGTTCCGGGGCGGCCGTCAGTTCCTCGCGGTGGAGGGCGAGCAGGGTGCGGCCGGTCACTTTCGGTTCGTCCAGGGCCGCCGTGCCCGTCGTGCCCGTCGTGCGCACCGGTCCGTGATCGAGGCGATAGTGATAATCCGTATCGGACTCGATGGCAGTATCACTGTTCGCTTCATGGGTCAGGATGAGTCCGTATCCCAGGGCCTCGAGGAGGCGTTTCT
Above is a window of Gammaproteobacteria bacterium DNA encoding:
- the ccmI gene encoding c-type cytochrome biogenesis protein CcmI; the encoded protein is MLFWILATLMVLAALAMLLPSLFGWRRGSAVDRASLNMEIFNDRLAQLDQDKADGVMSAEDYAAARHELERELLRDAGGEQPQTGTTGTVTASRGSALVVGLFVPLLTLGLYFSIGERELATNAIQTAGQSGGQSGGQGGRQPSIAEMVDGLASKMEKEPRNLEGWTMLGRSYQMLERYDEALAAFAHARELAPQDPDLLVFHGETLALARGGNLEGEPARFVSRALAIEPNHPNGLWLKGVAARQQGDAGTALASWRRLRGLLEEDERAMLDEHIADLEADRGNETPTSAGAAVTAAEPTPSPATLDEAAEIKVKVSLDSVTAAEARDSDTVFVFARAAAGPRMPLAIVRKTVADLPFEVVLDDDMAMTPAFRLSNFDEVVIGARISRSGNAMPQAGDLQGLSKPVPWRRAPAVDVVIDSRVEG
- a CDS encoding acetyl-CoA carboxylase biotin carboxylase subunit, with product MIRKILIANRGEIAVRIVRACNEMGITAVAVYTDADRHALHVKKADEAYNIGPESVAGYLNVHRLVNLAVATGCDALHPGYGFLSENPTLAEICRARGVKFIGPTAHVIRRMGDKIRAREAMIEAGIPVVPGSDGNLDSLDDARRVAGKIGYPVMLKATSGGGGRGIRRCDSERELENNFARVTSEAIKAFGSANVFLEKAIVNPRHIEVQILADEHGNVIHLFERDCSIQRRHQKLIEIAPSPQLDEGLRETIGEYAARAADAVGYTNAGTVEFLLADDGNVYFMEMNTRLQVEHTVTEQITGIDIVKRQIHIANGEPLGITQEDVSRRGFAMQFRINAEDPKNDFLPSFGVVTRYYAPGGPGVRTDGAIYTGYEIPPYYDSLCVKLTVWALTWPEVLDRAARALSDIGVYGVRTTIPYYRQILTTEEFRSGNFNTGFVESHPELLEYSSKRRPQELSAAIAAAIAGHLGF
- the oadA gene encoding sodium-extruding oxaloacetate decarboxylase subunit alpha, with the protein product MSRVSITDTILRDAHQCLIATRMRTEDMLPICPKLDTVGFWSLEVWGGATFDTCMRFLKEDPWERLKALRKALPNTPLQMLLRGQNLLGYRHYSDDVVRAFIHLAAVNGVDIFRIFDALNDTRNLETAIAAVRKEGKHAQGAISYTVSPVHSIPRFVEMAEKLETMGCDSVAIKDMAGLLTPLTTHDLVSRLKEAVSIPIHVHSHATSGLSEMCMLKAVEAGCDNINTAISAFSGGASHPPTESMVAAFKDTPYDTGLDLELLQEIGFYFYGVRKKYHHFESEYTGLDTRVQVSQVPGGMVSNLVNQLREQGALDKMSAVMAEIPKVRQDLGYPPLVTPTSQIVGTQAVINVLNGERYKTVTNEVKLYLKGRYGQPLGEVNSVVRKLAIGDDEVITCRPADLLPDEMDELRHNVGDLAESEEDVLSYAMFPEVAKDFLEDRKAGTLVPEPLEPIDPSQSSRGPAPTEFNLTVHGETYHIQLKGTGHKTQEKRPFYLTVDGMPEEVMVESLHEIPLDPGGSQSTIHKGSRRPPARDKGDVTTSMPGTIVEILVKEGDRVSAGDPVIVTEAMKMETEIQAPITGTVKVVHVNKGDTVNPDEALIEIRAD
- a CDS encoding Maf family nucleotide pyrophosphatase, which produces MPSSPLPQLVLASTSPYRRALLERLGVPFETTDPAVDESPLPHEAPEALVRRLSEAKARQGGRGRDHALVVGSDQMAMVDGELLGKPGDHDHAVRQLERSSDRMVTFLTGLCVLDTRSGRAATDMVPFRVVFRPLSRAQIESYLARERPYNAAGSFKSEGLGVALFQRMEGDDPTALVGLPLIRLVELLREGGLDVLDVRAPEAS
- a CDS encoding S49 family peptidase, with protein sequence MSDLDDMKLDGLNDQPESWERKLVRELSVAALREQRRARRWGIFFKLLLAVYLALLLVLYLPTDLELMGLNGGSHTALVDLDGVISDASEASADSVISGLRKAFEDENTKGIVLRINSPGGSAVQSAYIHDEIKRLRAKHEDIPLYAVVTDLCASGGYYVAAAADKIYVNKASLVGSIGVLMGSFGFVDAMDKLGVERRLLTAGEHKALMDPFSPLEDTEVAHIEGLLERIHQQFIAAVRDGRGERLVENEKLFSGLIWTGEESLNLGLVDGLGSPGYVAREVIGEEEVVDFTRRPAYLERLADRFAVMLGRQFTDTLGTRGLLRGP
- a CDS encoding HAD-IA family hydrolase, whose protein sequence is MTRLIILDWDGTLMDSEARIVASAMAAAQDLERPDLEQHRVRDIIGLGLMEAVRTLFPEEPEAFCLSFIERYRSHFLAEDGDPMPLFPGVDTTLAALSESGYLLAVATGKGRAGLDRALRDTGLGPLFVTSRCADESCSKPHPRMVEEILEFTGVEPAAAVMVGDTEFDLNMAANAGIGAIGVTYGVQHRDRLQHLSPWALIEEFPALPGVLRDLNF